ATCCTGCCTGGCCCCTTTGGCCCTCACCGGCTGCCTGGGCCACACAGTAGGCTCCTCTCCGTGCCCAGGTTGTCCAACTCCTCCAGGTCCTCTGGACCTGTCCTCAGAGGGGCCTCCTCACTGTGAGCACATGGGATGCTCAGGGCCCTCAGGAAGGCACCCAGCACTGAGAAGGACAGAGGCTAAAGTGCCCAGCTGCATGTACAGGCTGTGGGTAGTGGGGCCCACAGGGATTTTGGACTCAGGGGGACCCAGAGACATGTGGCCGGCAGCACCCAGCACCTTCCCCATGGCTCCGGCAGGCCTGACctacctgaaggtgatgaggttggtGTAGATAAGGGGGGGGCAAAAGAAGGCACCCAGCAGCCGCAGGATGGGTGTGCCTCTGGCCATGTCACCCCACCAGATCTTGGTCAGGAAGGCCTGAAACAGAGACATGCCCACTTGCCTCCAATCTCCACTCCAGGAGTGCCCGTCCCCACACCTGGCACATGCCACCTGCTCCTCGAGGTGAGCTGAAGATGCCCCTACCAAACCTCCCCAGCAGCCCTCCCTGCCGGCATGGAAGTCAGCATgaagaagccagtcacagaaagatgGGAGTCGCTGTGGAGTGAATCCTCCCTGGGGGCAGGAAGGGCTGTGCAGGGCAAGCATGCCCAGTTGAGGAGCCCGCCCTCCCCTTAAAAGGTAGGCACGTGGGAGCCAGAGGCTACAGGCTGGGTGGTCATCGTGCCTGGGCCCTGCTTGCCCTCGCATTTAGCCCGTCACCCCTCCTCAAGGATTCAACCCTGAACCAGAGTGACCATGGTCTTGCTCAGCCAGTCGCTCACCTGCACTCCATCGTGGGCAAAGAAGGCCTTGGTGTCAGCCTCGGTGGCCAGGTGCAGACAGGTGGTCCTGCTCCAGCAGCGGTTCCGGCGCACCAGCAGGGCAAAGGCGTGGTCCTCGCTGTTGCTGTAGCACTCAGAAAAGAGGTCTGCCCAGAGAGGCCCTGGCTGCTGGGGTGGGTCACGTGCTGCACCTGCCCCCAGCCTCTCGCCTCTGCCTGGAGCCTGCATCCACTTCCCAAGGGGCCAGCCTGGCCTTCTGCACTACAGGCTACTGACAACCCCTGCCCAGCCTGCTCTGGGCCTCCTTCACCACTAGGACCTGGGGAggctctgtcaccctgaatgTCCCCAGCAGCAGGGCCTGGTACATGTCCAGGGGCCTGAGGGGTGTCGTCTTCACCATGTGCCCAGTTGTCCCTAATGCTTAGGATTTGAGGGCCCTCCACCCAGAAGGGGCTATCCCTCTGGTCCTGTTCTGCAAAGGGACAACCAAGGTCACACTGGGTCACGCAGCATGGACAGGCAGTCCCTGCATCGCCTCTTCCCCCAGCTGACCACTTGGCATACTCACCGAGGGCCAGCTGCTCGTACTTGGCCTTACGCatggcctgagccactgcagccTCCGGCTCCAGGTGAGACATCTCCTTGAGGATTTTGCAAGCAGCCAGAGCAGCTGCCACACCCTCCTGGCCCTAGGAGACTAGGTCTCAGGAGCTGCACACCTCCCACCACCATGACTGGGGGTCATGGCCACCACTCACCATGGCCCAGAAGTAGGTGGCCATCTCGTGGTGGTTCTGGAGCACTGCCCACAGAAACAGGTCCCTCCAGGGGTTCTCACTCCTCTGGTTGAGGTCCAGCAGCCACTTCTGGCCTGTGGGCCGTTTAGCAGGCCCCCTCTCCTGAAGGACATAGCTGTCAGCCTCCAGCAcggcctggccctggccccttGCCCAGACCCTGCTTACCACCTTGCTCTGGCCCCCTGGCCCGCCGTCCTGGTAGAGGCCGCGGCAGGCGTCTCGCAAGAAGTCCTTGAGCACACGGGAGACCTCGTGTAGGGAGAAGGTGGGTGGTCCAGCAGGAGGGTCCCGGACCGGCTGGGCACCCAGCCCAGCTAGTGTCCGGCGACCCTCCTCGTGCTTGCGCTGCAGCAGGTCGAAGAGCAGGCTCTTGGGGGATACGGAGCGGTAGAGCTGCTGCAGCCGCCCGTAGGTCAGGAAGTCAGCCATGTCGGCCCCATTGTCCACGAAGAGACGCACAAACTCAGGCTTGTTGCTGACCAGGGCATCCATCATCACTTCCTCCAGGTCACAGGACTGGACAGCCGTGGGGGGACACAACCCAGGGAGGGGGAGACAGCGACAGTGAGTGGGAGCCAGTGGGAAAGGGGTGGCACCAAGGGAGAAGAGCACAAAGGGAGCCCGGGGCTCTCTGCCCAGGGCCAGGCCCCCCGACTCCAGTCTGGGCTCCCAGCCTGTGATCCTGAGCCATGGCAAGTGCAGGTGGGCCCCGGCAGTCTGGGGGGCGCCAAGGATAGCCCAAAGCACTTCATGCAGCCTGGCCAGTGAGTGAGGCCAAAGCCCAGCAGTGCCGTGGCCACCTCATGCTCCCACCTTGGGACAGCTGGGCTGGGGCAGGCAGCCAACAGCCCTTAGGACATTGCCTGCACTGGGCCCTCAGCAGGGTCATGCCCTATGCTGGCCAGAATCAGGGCTCAGGTGGCAGCCACGGGCCAGCTGGGCAGGCAGGGTAGGGGGGCACCTTCCATTCCACGTCCCCATTGAAGATCTCGCTCTTGGCGACATCCACACGGTCCCAGGCCACAGCCAGCTTGAGCTCATCCAGGTAGTCCTGTGCCTCTTGGCTGTGGCTCTTGCAGGCTGTGGGCAGAGCAGGCAGGGGTGGTGAATAAGGGCCCCACAGAGCTGGGCACAGCACTCTGAAGATTAGATGCACAGACACCAGAGCTTGGCTCCTTCACACCAGATGGGACAGGGCAGCCTGTCTGCTTCCACAGGAGGCACCTCGTTTGGTGGTGATGAGGGGACCCAGGGAACACCCAGGCCTGAGGCCCCATCCCATGCTGGTGCAGGGGGTCAGGTTGGTCATGTCTCCTCCACAGGGAGGGCAGCTAGCCACAACGTGGTACTGTAGGACCACTGTCCTCTCCAGACCCCTGAGTGGAGACCGTAGGCCTTGGACCCTGCAACCTTGGGCACCATGAGACTATGGTGGGGACCTGCTGACTCAGGGGAAGCCAGGAGGGGTTCCTGCACAGAGTGTTACTAATCCAGAAGTGCCCACCATCCAGAGAGCCCCTCAAGTGTGTCCCCCACTCTCAGCACTAGCCATGCCACCCCATTCTGGGCCTGGGTCCAGCTGCCAGTGGCCAGCCCTCGGCACATGTTCCTCCCCCAAAGAAAGCACATCAGATGCTGATCGAGTTCCCCACAGCTGAGCACAGGAGGACAGATTGTCTGTCCATGCTGTTCAGCATTATTTGGCCTTAAAAAAGGATAGAGGCCCTGACACAGGCTACAACACGGATGAACCTTAGAAACACAATGCTGGGTGAAGGAGCAGGATGTGGAAGGCGTGTCCATTTGTGATTCCACATAACCAGTGTGGCCATAGGGATGGAAAGTGAATGGtgggtgccaggggctggggccaTGGGGCGTGAGTGCCGATCAGCCCAGGCTCTCTTTGCAGGGTGACAAATATTCTGGGATTAGATGTCACGACGGTGGCACCACCTCACAAATATACTAAAACCGCTGAATTGAACAcattaaaggtttttaaattatGGTGAAACAATGGCCCAGCCGCCACACCCCAGGTGGCTCAGAGTGCAGATGCCACCAGGTGCTAAACCCGGCTTGGCCCTCACCTTTCACCAGTGCCTTAAGGATGACAGTGTCCAGCTCCTCGGAGCCCTCCTGCTCGAAGTCATACACGGTGAGCAGATGTGGGTGTGCAGCGATGTTCTGCAGCTGGGCACAGAGCCAGGGCCCTGAGCGTCACCCACAGCCAGCCAGGTGCACAGAGTGGGTACAGAGCCAGGACAGCCCCTGAGGAGCGAGTGCCAGCAGCAGCCCTGTACGTTCCCTCCACATCTGGGCTCAGAGTTACCCACAGAGCAGAGTGGACACCCGCACCACAAAAGCCCAAAGCAAGAGTGATGGTGGGGGCTTGGCAGCTGGCGTGGGGGACACGGAGGCTGCACTGGGAGCAATGACACCTGGGAGGACGGCCTGGGAGAACAAAGGGAAGGGTCAGGCAGTGCATACCAGCTGGGTCCAACGCATGACATCCTCCCAGGAGAAACGCTCACTAGGGAATTTCTCTTTAAACTGCTTCTCGGCCACCTGGGGCACCAGCGGGTGGGGCTGGCTCACTAGGGCAGCGAGCACATCAGCAACACCCCCTGAGCCTGCCAGGATCAGCCACGGGGCAGCCTGCTCCACAGCCTGGGAAATCCTCTGCGTGGGTAGGGAGGGGACAGTGGTTCCAAGTCAGCCCAGGTGACTTCTGGGTGCATATGATAGGCAACCCCGTCACACCCTCCAGGAGGCTTTGGGCAGCTGGGGGCTCCCACCAGGCCCCCACCCTGCTTCCTCATCCCTACCTCCAGGGTGCTGGGGTCGCCATTGACCAGTAGGCATAGGACAGGGATCTCGATGCTGCCGGTGCCTGTGGACAGGGCACCCTGTGAGGTCAGTGGGATAGGAGTGGAGAGGGGCTAGGGCCTTTCTCATGAGGCCTGGATCCAGAGCTCAGAGCCCCAGTCTGCCACAATTCCTGGGCAGGGGCTCACCAAGGGTCCACTTGTTACAAGCCCCTGGGGTGCCTGGGAGGCAAGGACGTCAATTCCACATCTGCACTGTCTGGTGTGGTAGCCCCACGGCAGGGGCAGCACACGGCTATTTAGACATAAAGCAATATAAATGAAACGAGACCTGCGGCCCTCTGGCCGCACATCAGGTGCCAGACGCCCTTCAGGATGCCACTGGCAGTCCAGAGGAGGCCTTCCCACCGTCACGGGCCGCTCTGGTGGGCCAGCCGCTGCAGATCTCGGGAAATGCACTGAGCAGACCAAAGAgctccagggtgtgtgtgtgcgtgtgcaagATTCTCCACCAAACAGAAGCTGGACTCAGAGACGCCCATGTGTGAGGCCCCTGGAACTGCCCTGGTCTTCCGCGAGTGAACAGGAGGTGGCAAACCCAGAAAATCACAGAATCACCCAGAGAAGGGGTTTGGCCAAAATGGAGCCCAGGCCAGCAGGGGTCAGCCAGGCCTAGCCAGACATTCCACCTACATGGCGATGGAGTAGACACaactttatgttttcatttttaaagagtgTGCAGTTGGCCTTGCGAAGGAATTGcatgttttgtttataaatagtTCCTCTTGTTCATAAGTGTTGTAAACAATTATACACTTTGtttataaacattatttacaCACCAGTATTTTCTTAGTAAATTCAGCTTTCAAACCCACCCCTGAGCACTGCGGAGCCCATTTCTTGGGCACGCTGCCCCCTGCTGGCAGTGTACCTCAGGGCCTGCAGAAGGAAAAGGGACCTCTTGTAACATACAGATCTCTTGTTGCTTTTCAAAGCCTAGAGCCTCTGGCTCGGGGGAGCCCCGGTGAAAACAGGCTGCTCTTCTGCCTGATGGGAATGTCGCGCTCTGTCCagggccactgtgcccaactgCATCCCCTCTCCTGTCCCTGCCTAGACAGCTCTTCCTCCCAGGGCCCAGATCAAAAAGCTTAGGCATGGTGGGTGCCTTCTGCCTAGAAGGTGCTTTCCCACACACCCTGGTGAGCCCTCCCCAATTCCCACCCATATGCCGGATCCCTTTATCCCTCCAGGTTCTGAGGCAGGGGCAGGTAGCCACTGGCAGCTTCCCCCGGCAGCCAGGGTGGTACTCACCCCCATAGCCTGTTCTCTGCTCCGAGATGTGCTCCTCCAGTCGCAGCCGCAGCCCCATTAGTCCGTCCCCCACCCCGGGAGGGCTGGGCTCCACCAGGACAAAGTGGGAAAGGTTGCTATCCAGGGGACAGAGGGGGCCCTGGCTGCCACCGTCCTCCGCAGGGTACTGGACGGGGGCGTCCTCCTGTGCTCAGGTGGAGAGATGAGGCAGAGCCCTCAGGATCCTCCCTGCCATGCCTGAGGTCCCTGTTTCCCCACCCCTCGGACGCTGCTGGGGCCCAGGGCCTCCCAGTCAGTCAGAGGTAGGCTGGGCGGGGAGACAgccagggctgcagggagctcCTCCTTCCAGACTCTTCAGGGCCACTGGGCCTGCACAGCCTGGGACAGACCCTGGAAAATGGTGGGAGGAGGACCAAGCCAGACCCCCAACCTACAGTTCTCTGAGTGATGCCACCACCTGTAGGACACGCACTGGGCTCCCCCTGTCCATGTGTCCAGGCCTGTCCTCCCAGTGCCTCCCCTGAGACCTCAGTCCTCAGAGTCCGGCTCCACCCCGTGACACCCCCTGAGCTGTGACCGTGATCCCCAAGAGCAGGGGCTACTTTGTCCATGGCCCCTCCTGCTTCCCAGGCCTACCCTGCCCCAGCAGTCATAGCACTCAGAGCCAGACTCTCACCGGAGCATCCTCCAGGAGCCGGCGGTGCAGAACGCGGCCCAGAGAGGCAATGCCGATGGCAACCACACGGGCCCTGGTTGATGTGCTGGCCAGCGAGTGGTCACGCACAGCCTGCCCAACATGCCAGGCTAGGCCCACACGGAGGGCACTAGTTAGGATCCAGGCACCTGTGGGGATGGAAGAAGGAACACTTGTGCCAGGCAGCCCCCCGGGGACTGTCCGGCTGACCTGGACCCCTCAGGCCCATCAGTGGCCAGAGAAGGCACCTCACAAGGCCACTCAGCAGCTCAAGACTGGCTGGGCCCAAGCCCAGGTCCCCAGGCCTGGTGAAGTAGCACCCTGCCCTGGCCCGAAGGGAACCAGCCCCCAGGCTTCTGCTGCCATCTGCAGGGCAGTGGACAGAGATGTCCACTTTATCCAGCCTTGTCCAGTAGCCCATATTGGACCAGAATCCAGGAACATCTTACCAAATCACAAAGCCTTTGGTCCACGTctggtttgggaattttttttttctatgctacAATCATTCCTGTGGTAACAGATTCAGAAACCCCACATCCTCTATTGGGCTTTCTGTAGGCACAGCCTTCCTTCAAATGGAGCCCTGAACCTCAGAACTGGCTGGCCAGGTTGCTCCCCAAAGAGAGGCTGGGGTGACGGGCCCTACCTGCAGACCTGTGGGCTCTAAGAGAGCCATAAGCCTCTGCTCAGAGGGTGACCTAGGACCGAATGGTAGTCCTTGGTGGTGTCCCCAAGAAGAGTTGCTTCAACTATAAGGGGCTGGGGCAGAGTGCAGCTGGAGTGCAGGTGAGGTGCTGTGGGATGTGGGCAGGGTCCAGGACTGGTGTGGCAAGGTGTGGCAAGGTGCAAGGGTGCAGGGGGTGAGGGCAAAGTGTGGGCAGGGTAGAGAGGTAGGTCCAGGGGCCACCAGGGCCGGCTCATGCTGTAGCTCAAGGCAGGGCTTCACCTGTGCTCTGAGCTGCCTTCACCAGCCCCTTGCGCAGCACATCCCGCAGCCAGGACTTCATGGCCAAAGGCCGCTCCTCTCCCACCAGGGACACCACCAGGTTGGGGGCCGGCAGGTGCCACTCAGTCAGCAGCAGGTCGAACAGCACGGAGGGGGCCACATCGCTTGGCACCTTCACAAACTGCAGGGCAGGGAGCTGCGGGCTCAGGGTACAGACATGGGGCTACTGGGCCCTGGGGATGGGGCAGCAGGAGGGGAGAGGCCCCCCTGCCCCGAGACCTTTCTGgaacagggctggtcctgccttgACCTGCTACATGGCCCAGGCAGCCCCAACTCCTCCTGGGGACCTGTACTAAGAAGACCTCCCAGACCTTCCAGGTGAACCTGGAAGGCTTCAGTTATTGCAGAGGTGGGAACTGTAGCCAGAGGCACTCAGCTCTGATTTCTGCCATTTGAGGCTCTGCACGTGGACCCTGAGGGAGCAGAGCCCAGGGAGAGTGAGAGTACTCAGCCTCTGGGGACGCAGGGGATCTGGGCAGACTGGGCATCAGGTAGGACCAGGGGCTGCCCCTACCTTGCCTCGCTTCTTCCCAGACCCTCCGAAGTTGATCTCTCCCCGGTGCAGGCCTGGCCTCCGCCCACCTGCAGCATCCCTGAGACTGCTGGGACAGGAGCCCTGGGCGTCCTGCATGGCAGCTTCTCTGTGGAGACACAGCTGACCCCTGAGTCAGGAGAGGCTAATTgatccccacctccctctctgcAGCCCCCCAGGActccctctcccaccccaggAATGTCTGCCACACCCCTCCACTACTCACCCCAGCCCAAGCTGGCCACACCTGTCCACTTTTCTCTGAATGCTCTTGCCGGGGTTGTCCTGGAAACCTCAAAAGACTTAGTAGGGACCTTGTGGTCTTCTGGCCTCTAAGTCTACCCACCCCCAGGACACTCAGGGTGTGCAGGGCTGGCAGGTGAGATGTGAGGCTGGTACACCCAGCTCAGGTGCAAGGAGCCTGGGGAGACAGGTGGAGGAGGAGCAGCCCACCCCCCCGCCCCTTGCCCGGTGGCCCAGGAGCCCAGAGGGGAGGCCCTGCTGGCTCACACAGCATCTGCAGAGATACCTCCAGGCTCTTCCCACTGAGTTCCTGCTTCAGCAAGTGGAGGGAGAAGAGGCCGCCCAGGGCCCTCACCCTTGCCTCTCCGGGCTCACACAACCTCTCAGCGCCAGGAGGTTGGGCATCGCAGCCCTACTCTCTATGGCAGGGACCCAAGGGCTGGCAGGCTGCAGCCTGGCCCATGCGAAGAGGGATGCAGCCCCTCAGGCCCCAGCAACCCTTGGCCCACTCTCCAACACCTCCTGGCTGCCTGGCACGGGCCTTGGCTGAACACTAGGGCCCGGGGCCTGCTTCCCTCTAATCTGTGCCTCTGAAAACCGGGAGGGGGGTGGCCTCGCTTGGGCAGGATGAATCCCATGGGTTCCCAGCCACCCTGGGGTAACCTGCACCTCCTGCTTCCACATTGCTATTTTCCCTATGCTCCTGACCTATGTCCTGCCCTACCCTGTCCTTTCACTCCAAGAGCTGTCCCTAGGCGCCCTGGGCAGTGCCAGCCACAGATGGGCTCTTCGTGAGAGGAGAATGGGCCCTTTGGAAAACCTCTGTTTCCTGGAGAAGTCCATACCTGTGCACAGGGAGGGGGCAGGGTGCCCTGGGCAGAATGGGGAGCCCAGCTAGGGGCAGGGGCGGAGCTAAGGCCCTCCCCATTGTGCCTGTGGAGTTAGCACAGTGACTGTGTCCCACAAATGATGTATCCAAGTCCTAGCACCTGGCACCTGTGACTTTCTTTGGATATAGGGTCTTGCAGAGGTGATTGAGGTATAAGTTAAGGTGAGGCCTTGCTGAGTGGGTAGACCCTGAGCCATGGCTgctgtccttataaaaaggggacatttggacacagacacacagagggaaggCCATGTAAGGACATGGGGAAAAGAGCCACATGGAGACGGAGGTGCAGTCAGAGTGAAGGGTCCTCCCAACAGCCTTCCAGACCCCTgagaataaattcctgttgttttagGATACCCAGCATGTGGCCATTTGTTCCTGCAACCCCAGGACACTCAAGCCTTTGTTGACCCAGCAGGCGGGCAGCAAGTGGGTACCAGTGTGAGGTCTGGGCCAGGTCCAGCACAACTGCCCAGCTCGGGCAGGAGCCTTCCGTGCTCTCTCTACCTGACAGCCTGGCACCTGGTGACAATGCAAAactccttccctgcccctccaCCTCCATCCCCACCACCACAGAGCACAGATTTGAATATGGCCCCAGAGGAGACGGCTGgatgttttcagttttaaaaactgGAGTCTGAAGACCAGCCCTGGCTGAGGCCTCAGGGATGGGGAGTACAAGACATGGCAGTCTGCTGGTGTCCTCTGGCTGCCAGGACAAAGGACCTCAAACTGGGGAGCTGGGAACAACAGATTCTCTCACAGCTGTGGTACCCACATACCCCAAATCAAAGTGTGGGCAGGGCCGTGCTCCCCCCAAAATCTCTCAGGGAGCACCCCCTTCTCTCCACTGGCTTCTGGTGGCTCCAGGCATCACTGCCTGTGCTGTCACGTGGCCTCCCAGCATGTGACTCTCTTTCCTCAGCTCGTGAGGAACCAACCATTATGCCAGGGCTGCCCAGAGGGCCATCTTTGCAGATCACCCGCAAAGACCGTATTCCCaaaaaaggtcacattctgaggttcccaTGGTCCCTGTGGGGACACTACTCAGCACAGCGTGTGCAGCAAGGTGGGAGCTGCTTGCCATGCTGGGGCGAGGGGCGTAGGCCTGTCAGCTCGTCTCAGGCCAGGCCTCACTCCTGCCAAGGCCCTGTCATACCTGGCCACCCAGTAGGGTCATCGCTCACCACATCTGGCCATATCCCTGCAG
This is a stretch of genomic DNA from Nycticebus coucang isolate mNycCou1 chromosome 14, mNycCou1.pri, whole genome shotgun sequence. It encodes these proteins:
- the TRPM5 gene encoding transient receptor potential cation channel subfamily M member 5 isoform X1, producing MAGGVGHSQLQQQDNPGKSIQRKVDRCGQLGLGEAAMQDAQGSCPSSLRDAAGGRRPGLHRGEINFGGSGKKRGKFVKVPSDVAPSVLFDLLLTEWHLPAPNLVVSLVGEERPLAMKSWLRDVLRKGLVKAAQSTGAWILTSALRVGLAWHVGQAVRDHSLASTSTRARVVAIGIASLGRVLHRRLLEDAPEDAPVQYPAEDGGSQGPLCPLDSNLSHFVLVEPSPPGVGDGLMGLRLRLEEHISEQRTGYGGTGSIEIPVLCLLVNGDPSTLERISQAVEQAAPWLILAGSGGVADVLAALVSQPHPLVPQVAEKQFKEKFPSERFSWEDVMRWTQLLQNIAAHPHLLTVYDFEQEGSEELDTVILKALVKACKSHSQEAQDYLDELKLAVAWDRVDVAKSEIFNGDVEWKSCDLEEVMMDALVSNKPEFVRLFVDNGADMADFLTYGRLQQLYRSVSPKSLLFDLLQRKHEEGRRTLAGLGAQPVRDPPAGPPTFSLHEVSRVLKDFLRDACRGLYQDGGPGGQSKVERGPAKRPTGQKWLLDLNQRSENPWRDLFLWAVLQNHHEMATYFWAMGQEGVAAALAACKILKEMSHLEPEAAVAQAMRKAKYEQLALDLFSECYSNSEDHAFALLVRRNRCWSRTTCLHLATEADTKAFFAHDGVQAFLTKIWWGDMARGTPILRLLGAFFCPPLIYTNLITFSEEAPLRTGPEDLEELDNLGTERSLLCGPGSRVEELVEAPKAQGDRGRHMAFLLTRWQKFWGAPVTVFLGNVVMYFAFLFLFTYVLLVDFRPPPQGPSGPEVMLYFWVFTLVLEEIRQGFFTDEDTHLLKKLTLYMEDNWNKCDMVAIFLFIIGVTCRMLPSVFEAGRSVLAIDFMVFTLRLIHIFAIHKQLGPKIIIVERMMKDVFFFLFFLSVWLVAYGVTTQALLHPHDSRLEWVFRRVLYRPYLQIFGQIPLDEIDEARVNCSTHPLLLERSPSCPNLYANWLVIILLVTFLLVTNVLLMNLLIAMFSYTFQVVQGNADMFWKFQRYHLIVEYHERPALAPPFILLSHLSLLLRGALRKAQHKREHLGEGGGWARPSQGRGQVREAWALPWPCRPWLGSIQADRSPRGQAQRGQQAPCGLHIPAWDLSFPGYLAPCPEARPGSATSAHVAPAKLAPALAFPERELPDPLDQKIVTWETVQKENFLSKVEKRRRDSEGEVLRKTAHRVDFVAKYLGGLREQEKRIKSLELQASGKDICSAPLPAGRRCPWGLPTAPNSGQVWMEMGTPGHKP
- the TRPM5 gene encoding transient receptor potential cation channel subfamily M member 5 isoform X4, with translation MAGGVGHSQLQQQDNPGKSIQRKVDRCGQLGLGEAAMQDAQGSCPSSLRDAAGGRRPGLHRGEINFGGSGKKRGKFVKVPSDVAPSVLFDLLLTEWHLPAPNLVVSLVGEERPLAMKSWLRDVLRKGLVKAAQSTGAWILTSALRVGLAWHVGQAVRDHSLASTSTRARVVAIGIASLGRVLHRRLLEDAPEDAPVQYPAEDGGSQGPLCPLDSNLSHFVLVEPSPPGVGDGLMGLRLRLEEHISEQRTGYGGTGSIEIPVLCLLVNGDPSTLERISQAVEQAAPWLILAGSGGVADVLAALVSQPHPLVPQVAEKQFKEKFPSERFSWEDVMRWTQLLQNIAAHPHLLTVYDFEQEGSEELDTVILKALVKACKSHSQEAQDYLDELKLAVAWDRVDVAKSEIFNGDVEWKSCDLEEVMMDALVSNKPEFVRLFVDNGADMADFLTYGRLQQLYRSVSPKSLLFDLLQRKHEEGRRTLAGLGAQPVRDPPAGPPTFSLHEVSRVLKDFLRDACRGLYQDGGPGGQSKVERGPAKRPTGQKWLLDLNQRSENPWRDLFLWAVLQNHHEMATYFWAMGQEGVAAALAACKILKEMSHLEPEAAVAQAMRKAKYEQLALDLFSECYSNSEDHAFALLVRRNRCWSRTTCLHLATEADTKAFFAHDGVQAFLTKIWWGDMARGTPILRLLGAFFCPPLIYTNLITFSEEAPLRTGPEDLEELDNLGTERSLLCGPGSRVEELVEAPKAQGDRGRHMAFLLTRWQKFWGAPVTVFLGNVVMYFAFLFLFTYVLLVDFRPPPQGPSGPEVMLYFWVFTLVLEEIRQGFFTDEDTHLLKKLTLYMEDNWNKCDMVAIFLFIIGVTCRMLPSVFEAGRSVLAIDFMVFTLRLIHIFAIHKQLGPKIIIVERMMKDVFFFLFFLSVWLVAYGVTTQALLHPHDSRLEWVFRRVLYRPYLQIFGQIPLDEIDEARVNCSTHPLLLERSPSCPNLYANWLVIILLVTFLLVTNVLLMNLLIAMFSYTFQVVQGNADMFWKFQRYHLIVEYHERPALAPPFILLSHLSLLLRGALRKAQHKREHLGEGGGWARPSQGRGQVREAWALPWPCRPWLGSIQADRSPRGQAQRGQQAPCGLHIPAWDLSFPGYLAPCPEARPGSATSAHVAPAKLAPALAFPERELPDPLDQKIVTWETVQKENFLSKVEKRRRDSEGEVLRKTAHRPPTLLHPVLV